In Streptococcus parapneumoniae, the genomic stretch ATCAAAGCATTTTTTGTAAGATCTATCTCGTGAGCGTTCAAATAGTAGTAACAAGGAATCATGAGAAGTTAGCCGAGACCATAGTAGTGAAGAAACTTCTGTAATGGAAGTGGAGAGAAGTGAGGAATCGTCAAACGGTAGGGGATAGGCTGTTTGAAGGGTGCTATGAGAAAGATAGGGTAAGGTGAAATTAAATACGAACAAATTGATTGGGAAATTCAAATCGCTTTCTATCAATGTTTTAGAAGATACAGTGCCCTAGTCCAACTTCAATATACTATAAAATAGCAGATGGAAGCAATTAAGATTTACTTCTATCTTTAAAATAAATGGTCTGATAGGAAAAACGTATCCCATCATAAAATATAGGACAGTACGGATGGAAGGCTTTTGTAGACTGGAGGACGAAGGAGTTTAGAAACTTTCGTTAAAAGTTAGTTGAGCAGGAGTATGGTGGTGTAAATCATTATCAAAAATTATTTCTAAATCGAAATAGTTGACAGTTGAAAGGACAAGTGTTACAATAAGTTTAATTATTTCGGCATAGAAATAAATTGGAGGTGTTATGAAAGATAGTCATTTGCTAGCCCATCATATTCGTTTGTTGAATGGGCGGATTTTTCAAAAGTTACTGAGTCAAGACCCTGAAGCTCTTTATAGGGGTGAACAGGGGAAGATTTTAGCGGTTTTATGGAATAGTAAAACTGGCTGCGCAACTGCGACAGATATTGCTCTGGCAACTGGGCTTGCGAATAATACGCTGACGACTATGATAAAAAAGCTAGAGGAACAAAAGCTTGTAATTGTTAGTCCGTGTGGGGAAGACAAGCGTAAGAAGTATTTAGTTTTAACGGAGTTAGGCAAGTCCCAGAAAGAAGTGGGACATCGTGTCAGTCAGAAATTGGATACGATTTTTTACAAAGGTTTTTCAGAGGAAGAAATTCGGCAATTTGAAGCCTTTCAAGAAAGAATTTTGGCGAATCTGAAAGAGAAGGCAAAAGAGGATTAAAATAGATCAAATTAGCTGTTTGTAAGTAAAGGCCACTTTTGACTTTGTTTTCCAACTCTTAGGACAAGGAAACTATGTGGTTAGCTATGGTCAGACTCAGATTGATGGAGTTGATTATGCCCAGTACGATATCTTCCGTTTAGAAAATGGAAAAATTGTAGAGCATTGGGACAATAAGGAAGTCATGCCTAAGGTAGAAGACATGACCAATCGAGGAAAGTTTTAAAATGAGGACAAAGAATGATTGAATACAAAAATGTAGCCTTGCGCTACACAGAAAAAGATGTCTTGAGAGATGTCAATTTACGGATTGATAATGGGGAATTTATGGTTTTAGTTGGGCCTTCTGGATCCGGTAAGACGACCATGATTAAGATGATTAACCGTCTCTTGGAACCGACTGATGGAAATATTTATATGGATGGCAAGCGCATCAAAGACTATGACGAGCGGGAGCTTCGTCTGTCTACTGGTTATGTTTTACAGGCCATTGCTCTCTTTCCCAATCTAACGGTTGAGGAAAATATTGCCCTGATTCCTGAGATGAAGGGCTGGACTAAGGAAGAAATTGCTCAGAAAACAGAAGAGCTCTTGGCTAAGGTTGGTTTACCAGTAGCCGAGTATGGGCATCGACTTCCGAGTGAATTATCTGGTGGAGAACAGCAACGGGTCGGTATTGTCCGTGCCATGATTGGTCAGCCTAAGATTCTCCTCATGGATGAGCCGTTTTCAGCCTTGGATGCTATTTCGAGAAAACAGTTGCAGGTTCTGACGAAAGAATTGCATAAAGAATTTGGGATGACAACTATTTTTGTAACCCATGATACGGATGAAGCTCTGAAATTGGCGGACCGTATTGCTGTCTTGCAGGATGGAGAGATTCGTCAGGTGGCGAATCCCGAGACCATTTTAAAAGCTCCTGCAACAGACTTTGTAGCAGACTTGTTTGGAGGTAGTGTTCATGACTAATTTAATTGCAACTTTTCAGGATCGTTTTAGTGATTGGTTGACAGCTCTATCTCAACATTTGCAGTTGTCACTTTTGACCCTGTTACTAGCTATTTTTATCGCGATTCCTTTGGCTGTTTCTCTTCGCTATCATGAGAAGTTGGCGGATTGGGTTTTGCAGATTGCAGGGATTTTCCAGACCATCCCGTCACTGGCATTGTTGGGTCTTTTCATTCCCTTGATGGGAATTGGAACCTTGCCAGCTTTGACAGCTCTAGTGATCTATGCGATCTTTCCGATTTTACAAAATACCATCACTGGGT encodes the following:
- a CDS encoding MarR family winged helix-turn-helix transcriptional regulator codes for the protein MKDSHLLAHHIRLLNGRIFQKLLSQDPEALYRGEQGKILAVLWNSKTGCATATDIALATGLANNTLTTMIKKLEEQKLVIVSPCGEDKRKKYLVLTELGKSQKEVGHRVSQKLDTIFYKGFSEEEIRQFEAFQERILANLKEKAKED
- a CDS encoding ABC transporter ATP-binding protein: MIEYKNVALRYTEKDVLRDVNLRIDNGEFMVLVGPSGSGKTTMIKMINRLLEPTDGNIYMDGKRIKDYDERELRLSTGYVLQAIALFPNLTVEENIALIPEMKGWTKEEIAQKTEELLAKVGLPVAEYGHRLPSELSGGEQQRVGIVRAMIGQPKILLMDEPFSALDAISRKQLQVLTKELHKEFGMTTIFVTHDTDEALKLADRIAVLQDGEIRQVANPETILKAPATDFVADLFGGSVHD